One Rickettsiales bacterium genomic region harbors:
- a CDS encoding response regulator, producing the protein MVDMSINILIVDDYKTMLRIIRGLLSQIGFNNVDEAANGAEAIVKLKEKNYSLIISDWNMEPMTGLELLQSVREDKKTRNIPFIMVTAESKTENVIAAKQAGVSNYIVKPFNAETLKTKLASVLGAF; encoded by the coding sequence ATGGTAGATATGAGTATCAACATACTTATTGTTGATGATTATAAAACAATGTTAAGAATCATTCGCGGGCTACTTTCACAAATAGGATTTAACAATGTAGATGAAGCTGCTAATGGAGCTGAAGCAATCGTAAAATTAAAAGAAAAGAATTATAGCTTAATTATATCCGATTGGAATATGGAGCCAATGACTGGATTAGAATTGTTACAAAGCGTAAGGGAAGATAAAAAAACAAGAAATATTCCATTCATAATGGTTACTGCAGAGAGCAAAACAGAAAATGTTATTGCAGCTAAACAAGCAGGCGTAAGTAATTATATTGTAAAACCTTTTAACGCAGAAACTTTAAAAACTAAACTAGCTAGTGTTCTTGGAGCTTTCTAA
- a CDS encoding protein phosphatase CheZ: MTNHWTDILSTELKKLQDANSGVIAQSEVNKLTKEFLTTVDSYVSSEQRKIIYGQIDIISQQITGLKKNISIMGNNILQDNFIPEIATELHSVIAQTEKSVIGILDISDEIGKISAKISPPGLKEELLSHSIKILELCNFQDLTGQIIQRIIKRLSIIESTVNKIAIELGPNYKLSSKLTADSLLNGPQKEEERPSQDKIDNLFSSLPESKL; this comes from the coding sequence ATGACAAATCACTGGACAGATATATTATCAACAGAGCTAAAAAAATTACAAGATGCTAATTCTGGAGTTATCGCGCAAAGTGAAGTTAACAAATTAACAAAAGAATTTCTTACTACCGTAGATTCTTATGTGTCTAGCGAACAACGCAAAATAATATATGGTCAAATAGATATAATTTCTCAACAAATAACTGGCCTCAAAAAAAATATCTCTATTATGGGGAATAATATTCTTCAAGATAATTTTATTCCAGAAATTGCCACAGAATTGCATTCTGTGATCGCCCAAACAGAAAAATCTGTAATAGGAATACTGGATATCTCTGATGAAATTGGAAAAATTAGCGCTAAAATATCTCCCCCAGGACTAAAAGAAGAATTATTATCTCACTCAATAAAGATTCTTGAATTATGTAATTTCCAAGACCTAACCGGACAAATTATTCAAAGAATAATAAAACGATTATCCATAATTGAATCAACAGTTAATAAAATTGCTATTGAGCTAGGCCCCAATTATAAACTATCTTCAAAACTTACAGCAGATTCATTACTCAACGGACCTCAGAAAGAAGAAGAGAGACCATCTCAAGATAAAATTGATAATTTATTTAGTAGTCTACCGGAATCTAAATTATAA
- a CDS encoding GNAT family N-acetyltransferase: MNNNNQNDIFEFFPVIDLGGIILRKISIEEDYINYFNYITSPKVTKYLSNDDIPENIEKARIELEYWGKLFDYRHSFYWAITIKTTNKIIGTCGFNYWNKTHNRSEISYDLDYNHWGKGIMTNSIRAISNFCLDTMKAQRIQATVAIDNIPSIKVLEKSGYIKEGILRKYGVLQQEAKDFYMYALCS; this comes from the coding sequence ATGAACAATAACAACCAAAACGATATCTTTGAATTTTTCCCAGTCATTGATCTAGGGGGTATTATACTAAGGAAAATATCTATTGAAGAAGATTACATCAATTATTTTAATTATATAACTTCACCTAAGGTAACTAAATACTTATCTAATGATGACATACCAGAAAACATAGAAAAAGCTAGAATAGAACTAGAATATTGGGGGAAATTATTTGACTATCGTCATAGCTTCTATTGGGCTATTACAATAAAAACAACTAATAAAATAATTGGTACATGTGGGTTTAATTATTGGAACAAAACTCACAACCGCTCAGAAATCAGTTATGATCTAGACTACAATCATTGGGGCAAAGGAATTATGACTAACTCCATAAGAGCAATATCAAACTTTTGTTTAGATACTATGAAAGCTCAGAGAATACAAGCAACTGTAGCTATTGACAATATTCCTTCAATTAAAGTACTTGAAAAATCAGGCTATATCAAAGAAGGTATCTTAAGAAAATATGGAGTGTTGCAGCAAGAAGCAAAAGATTTTTACATGTATGCCCTTTGTTCTTAA
- the fsa gene encoding fructose-6-phosphate aldolase — protein MKFFIDTAEINEIKELNSYGLLDGVTTNPSLIAKSGQDLFTLAEEICSIVKGPVSLEVTATEYENMIKEGLRLSSIAENIAVKLPMTMDGLKACRFFADKDIMVNLTLCFSASQAILAAKAGAKFVSPFIGRLDDIGHDGLGLIEEICQIYSNYPNLTTEILVASIRNPTHIIESAKMGADIATIPSKVLLQLIKHPLTDKGLSLFLADWKKTGQKIIP, from the coding sequence ATGAAATTTTTCATCGATACCGCAGAAATAAATGAAATTAAAGAGCTTAATTCATATGGTCTACTTGATGGCGTTACCACCAATCCATCCTTAATTGCTAAATCTGGTCAAGATCTATTTACTTTAGCAGAAGAAATTTGTTCTATAGTAAAAGGACCTGTAAGTTTAGAGGTTACCGCCACAGAATATGAAAACATGATAAAAGAAGGATTGAGACTAAGCTCTATTGCTGAAAACATAGCTGTTAAATTACCCATGACCATGGATGGACTCAAAGCCTGCAGATTCTTTGCTGATAAAGATATTATGGTAAATTTAACTCTCTGTTTCTCTGCTTCTCAAGCTATATTAGCAGCAAAAGCGGGGGCTAAGTTTGTCTCTCCATTTATTGGACGTTTAGATGATATAGGTCACGATGGACTAGGGTTAATTGAAGAAATTTGCCAGATTTACTCCAACTACCCTAACCTCACTACAGAAATTTTAGTGGCATCCATTAGAAACCCCACTCATATTATAGAGTCTGCTAAAATGGGAGCCGACATCGCAACAATTCCATCAAAAGTTTTGTTACAACTCATTAAACATCCTTTAACTGATAAAGGATTAAGTCTCTTTTTAGCAGACTGGAAAAAAACAGGGCAAAAAATTATACCTTGA
- a CDS encoding rod shape-determining protein, whose product MFLKLIGMLSSDMAIDLGTANTLVYVKDKGIALNEPSVVALINEGGNFHPYAFGHEAKMMLGRTPAEIVATRPLKDGVIADFKGAEEMIKHFIHTVHKRRSFTGPLIIVCVPSGSTPVERRAIQEAAESAGAREVFLIEEPMAAAIGAGLPVTEPTGSMIVDIGGGTTEVGVLSLGGIVYARSVRVGGDKMDEAIISYVRRHHNLLIGESSAERIKQEIGSACHPSNKKGKSIEIKGRDLINGVPKEITLTEYQIAESLIEPVSQIIEAIKTALECTPPELSSDIVDKGIVMTGGGALLNNLDHVIREATKLPVFVAEDPLTCVVKGTGRALEERSKLKHVLFKQD is encoded by the coding sequence ATGTTTTTAAAACTCATAGGAATGCTCTCTTCAGACATGGCTATTGATCTCGGCACTGCTAACACTTTGGTTTATGTCAAAGATAAGGGAATTGCTCTGAATGAGCCTTCAGTAGTAGCTTTAATAAATGAAGGAGGAAATTTTCATCCATATGCATTTGGACATGAAGCAAAAATGATGTTAGGAAGAACTCCCGCAGAGATCGTAGCAACACGTCCTCTTAAAGATGGGGTTATTGCTGATTTTAAAGGCGCTGAAGAAATGATCAAACATTTCATTCATACAGTGCATAAACGTAGAAGTTTTACAGGACCGTTAATTATTGTATGCGTACCATCCGGTTCAACACCGGTAGAAAGGAGAGCCATTCAAGAAGCTGCTGAAAGCGCTGGAGCTAGAGAAGTATTTCTTATTGAAGAACCAATGGCCGCTGCTATTGGCGCAGGATTGCCAGTTACTGAGCCAACTGGATCTATGATCGTTGATATTGGTGGAGGGACCACAGAAGTAGGAGTTCTGTCTTTAGGTGGCATAGTATATGCAAGATCAGTTAGAGTTGGTGGAGACAAAATGGATGAGGCAATCATTTCTTATGTTCGTCGTCACCATAACTTGTTAATTGGAGAGTCTAGTGCTGAAAGAATCAAACAAGAGATTGGTTCTGCCTGTCATCCATCTAATAAGAAAGGTAAATCAATAGAGATAAAAGGCCGTGATTTAATAAATGGAGTACCTAAAGAAATAACTTTAACTGAATATCAGATTGCTGAAAGCCTAATTGAGCCTGTAAGTCAAATAATTGAAGCCATAAAAACAGCTTTAGAATGCACTCCTCCAGAGTTATCTTCTGATATAGTTGATAAAGGGATTGTAATGACCGGCGGCGGAGCATTATTAAATAATCTTGACCATGTAATTAGGGAAGCTACAAAACTGCCAGTATTTGTAGCAGAAGACCCTTTAACTTGTGTGGTAAAAGGAACCGGAAGGGCGCTAGAAGAGCGCAGCAAATTAAAACATGTATTATTCAAGCAAGACTAA
- a CDS encoding transposase: protein MLKRRGWRKIVPRPNHPKNNKKRWIVLKNFPQMVQNSLIEAKEKGLCLKVMFQDEARFGRINDPKRCWCRAKFRAKIGKQIVREYVYAYGDFCPSDGAADFLILPYIDAKNMNVFLSELSVRYPNELILLICDKAPCHSSGVLEVPNNIKLLHLSAYCPQLNPSENMWEEMREKFLPILCSTQLML, encoded by the coding sequence ATGCTAAAAAGACGTGGATGGCGCAAAATTGTACCAAGACCTAATCATCCCAAAAATAACAAAAAGCGATGGATAGTTTTAAAAAACTTCCCACAAATGGTTCAAAACAGCTTAATTGAAGCCAAAGAAAAAGGTTTGTGCTTGAAAGTAATGTTTCAAGATGAGGCAAGATTCGGTCGTATAAATGATCCAAAGAGGTGCTGGTGTCGAGCTAAGTTCAGGGCGAAGATTGGAAAACAAATAGTCCGAGAATATGTTTATGCATATGGAGATTTTTGTCCAAGTGATGGAGCAGCAGATTTTTTAATACTTCCATATATAGATGCAAAAAATATGAATGTTTTTCTTTCCGAGCTTTCTGTTCGTTATCCAAATGAATTGATTCTACTAATATGTGATAAAGCTCCATGTCATAGCTCAGGTGTGTTGGAGGTTCCAAATAACATAAAACTCTTACATTTGTCAGCTTATTGCCCTCAACTTAACCCATCAGAAAATATGTGGGAAGAAATGAGAGAGAAGTTTTTACCAATCTTGTGTTCAACTCAATTAATGCTGTAG
- a CDS encoding cupin domain-containing protein — protein sequence MFIKDLDQDNILLDERFYFYPLLPFISENQEANWKLKYIKNSAEEVLFNNTNNNEELIIVLSGSGVITIDLETTRIKTGDLIHIQKNTTHSVENVDPKELLY from the coding sequence ATGTTTATCAAAGATCTAGATCAAGATAACATTCTTCTTGATGAAAGATTCTATTTTTATCCCTTGCTTCCTTTTATTTCTGAAAACCAAGAAGCTAACTGGAAACTAAAATACATTAAAAATTCTGCAGAAGAGGTGTTGTTTAATAATACAAACAACAATGAAGAACTTATTATTGTTTTGAGTGGCTCTGGGGTGATCACAATAGATCTAGAAACTACTAGAATAAAAACTGGAGATCTCATCCATATTCAGAAGAATACTACACACTCTGTAGAAAATGTTGATCCTAAAGAACTGTTATACTAA